A region from the Mesotoga sp. UBA6090 genome encodes:
- a CDS encoding amidohydrolase family protein produces the protein MPPEFDIIGWLEETYATEIRSLNDWLQVFERELDENLSNGIVGLKSVLAYQRPIRFEEVDFDDAEAAFRKALEERNRRRPCRNKGLLIPETVQDYVRHHTLSAANERGLFIQFHTGLLEGNRGILSNSNPELLENLFSKYSRVKFDLFHIGYPYWGVTAALAKTYPNVFIDMCWSHIISPVSARNALSDFLDAVPYNKIMGFGRDYAIVDAIYGHLKIARENIALVLEGKIRDRTLTVSQAITIAERLLHDNPKEVLLNNL, from the coding sequence ATGCCACCGGAATTCGATATAATAGGATGGCTGGAGGAGACCTACGCCACAGAAATAAGATCGCTCAACGACTGGCTCCAAGTCTTCGAAAGGGAGTTAGACGAGAATCTTTCGAACGGCATCGTTGGTCTGAAGAGCGTTCTGGCCTACCAAAGGCCGATTAGATTTGAAGAAGTGGATTTCGACGATGCCGAAGCAGCGTTTCGTAAGGCCCTTGAAGAAAGGAACAGAAGACGTCCCTGTCGAAACAAAGGCCTCTTGATTCCCGAAACAGTGCAGGATTACGTGAGGCATCACACACTTTCCGCGGCAAATGAACGTGGTCTTTTCATTCAGTTTCACACCGGGCTCCTTGAAGGTAATCGTGGAATACTAAGCAATTCTAATCCCGAACTACTAGAAAATCTCTTTTCAAAATATTCGCGAGTGAAATTCGACCTCTTTCACATTGGATATCCTTACTGGGGAGTCACTGCGGCTCTTGCCAAAACCTATCCAAACGTCTTCATTGACATGTGCTGGTCTCACATCATATCGCCGGTTTCTGCGCGGAACGCTTTGAGCGACTTTCTAGATGCTGTGCCTTACAACAAGATAATGGGCTTTGGTAGAGATTATGCAATCGTTGATGCGATCTACGGCCATCTAAAGATCGCGAGAGAAAACATTGCCCTAGTCCTCGAGGGGAAGATCAGAGATCGAACTCTTACTGTTTCACAAGCGATAACAATCGCCGAACGACTTCTCCATGACAATCCGAAAGAAGTCCTTTTGAACAATCTATGA
- a CDS encoding uroporphyrinogen decarboxylase family protein yields MTSRERILGTLGHTEPDRVPIDLGGMRSTGIHVKAYRRLADYLGYCDLPVKVFDVHQMLAFVDEEIRREVHSDAIELKRLNGGFGTRIDSWIRRDIFEDGSRYLFPDGFDPRVKEDGSLVIERDGIEVATMPRGGHYFDRSYFPLAHAESEEEISALVLPKLTGEEIEFLKVQLTGIRKSTDCAVIGAFGGNFLEAGHSMFGYQEFMERLITDLPLMEYFLDRLLESYQIDLERYLAAVGDEIDIIQIGDDYGTQGNTAISPRVFRSIFKPRLKAVCDFIHSRKPELFIFLHSCGSIYPFIPDFIDAGIQILNPVQTNARNMEPEKLKREFGKDIVFWGGGCETQHTLPFGSLKEVEDDVKKRIDIFAPGGGFVFAPIHNIQSEIPPEKIKMLFDCAYEYGSSNAQ; encoded by the coding sequence ATGACATCACGTGAAAGAATCCTTGGCACTCTGGGCCACACCGAACCTGACCGCGTTCCCATCGATCTGGGAGGGATGAGGTCGACCGGCATTCATGTCAAGGCTTACAGAAGACTTGCAGATTATCTTGGTTACTGTGATCTTCCAGTAAAGGTTTTCGATGTTCATCAGATGCTTGCCTTTGTCGATGAGGAGATCAGAAGAGAAGTCCATTCCGATGCGATAGAACTCAAGAGATTGAACGGAGGCTTTGGAACTAGAATCGATTCCTGGATCAGGCGAGACATCTTCGAAGATGGGTCGAGATACCTCTTTCCGGATGGATTCGACCCCAGAGTGAAAGAGGACGGTTCGCTCGTAATCGAGAGGGACGGTATCGAAGTTGCGACAATGCCCCGAGGTGGCCACTACTTCGACAGGAGTTACTTTCCCCTGGCCCATGCCGAGAGCGAAGAGGAGATCTCGGCGCTTGTTCTGCCAAAATTGACTGGCGAGGAAATTGAGTTCCTGAAAGTTCAGCTAACGGGAATACGCAAATCAACAGACTGCGCCGTAATCGGGGCCTTCGGGGGAAACTTCCTCGAGGCGGGCCATTCAATGTTCGGGTACCAGGAGTTCATGGAGAGATTGATAACCGACCTCCCTCTCATGGAGTATTTCCTTGACCGACTTCTCGAAAGTTATCAGATAGATCTAGAAAGATATCTCGCCGCCGTCGGAGATGAGATAGATATCATCCAAATTGGCGACGATTACGGTACTCAGGGAAACACGGCCATATCTCCAAGAGTCTTCAGATCTATTTTTAAACCCAGGTTGAAAGCTGTGTGTGACTTCATACACTCAAGAAAGCCGGAGTTATTTATCTTCCTGCATTCTTGTGGGTCCATCTATCCATTCATTCCGGATTTTATCGATGCCGGTATCCAGATACTGAATCCCGTTCAGACAAACGCTAGAAACATGGAGCCTGAAAAGCTGAAGCGGGAATTCGGGAAGGACATAGTCTTCTGGGGAGGCGGCTGTGAAACTCAACACACACTTCCTTTTGGAAGCCTCAAAGAAGTCGAAGATGATGTCAAGAAGAGAATAGATATTTTCGCGCCTGGTGGAGGCTTTGTCTTTGCGCCTATTCACAATATTCAGAGCGAAATACCTCCTGAGAAAATCAAAATGCTCTTTGACTGCGCATACGAATACGGTTCTAGTAATGCCCAATGA
- a CDS encoding uroporphyrinogen decarboxylase family protein, which translates to MAFNRSIIPLLGAPGARLTGTKLKENLTNAEIQFNSLAKLMEEFQPDGIFFMMDLTVEAEALGLEIGFPEDDNPYVKEHPIKGQDELYSLENSWRGVSGRMPVFTEVADKMARELPGKRGSYVIGPLSLAGELVGVTDLCMKLIEEPDFAGSVIDFCARVVHEYSRALIDHGTDMIAVLEPTAVLLSKRQFRRFALPHFERLRSDLSKPLIYHICGDTEHIVEPMGASGAYGLSLDSMVDLKAAAARVPEDVFLIGNIDPVKVFLQSNEEEVERETANLLEKMKNVPNFILSSGCDIPLETPPENIAAFVRTGRDYRSE; encoded by the coding sequence ATGGCTTTCAATAGATCAATCATACCTTTGCTCGGCGCGCCGGGCGCAAGACTGACGGGAACAAAGCTTAAAGAGAATCTCACGAATGCGGAAATCCAGTTTAATTCTTTGGCCAAACTTATGGAGGAATTTCAGCCCGACGGGATCTTCTTCATGATGGACCTGACCGTCGAAGCCGAGGCGCTTGGACTGGAGATCGGTTTCCCTGAGGATGACAATCCCTACGTTAAGGAACATCCCATAAAGGGGCAGGACGAGCTGTACTCTCTTGAGAACTCCTGGAGGGGAGTATCCGGGAGAATGCCGGTCTTCACAGAAGTTGCTGATAAAATGGCAAGAGAACTGCCGGGAAAGAGGGGCAGCTATGTTATCGGTCCACTTAGCCTTGCAGGAGAACTAGTTGGGGTTACAGACCTCTGTATGAAACTGATAGAAGAGCCGGATTTTGCAGGGAGTGTAATAGACTTCTGCGCAAGGGTTGTACATGAATACTCGAGAGCGCTAATCGACCACGGCACGGACATGATAGCCGTTCTCGAACCGACGGCGGTGCTTTTGTCTAAGAGACAGTTCAGACGTTTCGCGCTTCCTCATTTTGAAAGGCTCAGATCCGATCTTTCAAAACCCTTGATTTATCACATCTGTGGAGACACAGAACACATAGTGGAACCTATGGGCGCCAGCGGCGCCTATGGACTGAGCCTCGACAGCATGGTGGACCTGAAGGCAGCAGCGGCTAGAGTTCCCGAAGATGTCTTCCTTATCGGTAATATAGATCCGGTTAAGGTCTTTCTGCAGTCAAACGAAGAAGAAGTTGAAAGAGAAACTGCAAACCTTCTAGAGAAAATGAAGAACGTACCCAACTTCATTTTGAGTTCCGGTTGCGATATACCACTGGAAACCCCTCCAGAGAACATCGCTGCATTCGTGAGGACGGGAAGGGACTATCGGTCGGAATAG
- a CDS encoding ASKHA domain-containing protein — protein MKEAVHKVTFLPSQETATAKGGELLLDLLRRESQPVNAICGGKGNCGKCKTLVTEGSEAFPLTLTETRLLTREEIAAGYRLSCQFKVMANIRVKTENLAVNSAVSKPPLPKVLVREISPQVRLEEFSLSRPDIYDQTSDYSRLMSALVTERPRIDRLNLLRRLPHIIREIDYRGRAVMYGSEVIDILPFLDESSIFGVAIDVGTTTLAVYLVDLKSGEIVAVRSAPNLQSAYGQDVISRIDYTIKRDKGIDELRTTVLTTLNKLIDDLCKESAVSRERIYDTSIVGNTTMIHILLGINPERIASSPFIPAFTGGKVFEAQELDLEESIPNSKIYIMPGISAYVGSDITAGILSSGFVEDSGNVLLVDIGTNGEMALKRGDKIFACSTAAGPAFEGGNISQGTIARPGAVDHVWFSGEGIGFSTVNGSNASGICGSGLIDAIAVMIDAGILGESGRIKREYFELGSPEGRVRINKRDIREVQLAKAAIRAGISVLMDRAGIETRDIDRILLAGAFGNYIDPENALRIGMLPKVPVERVSPVGNAAGLGAVLALLDSGIRERAENLSNKIYYVELSGRKDFNEIFVDNLALREG, from the coding sequence ATGAAAGAAGCAGTGCATAAGGTCACATTCCTGCCTTCGCAAGAAACGGCGACAGCAAAGGGAGGCGAACTTTTGCTAGACCTTCTGAGGAGAGAATCCCAGCCAGTAAATGCTATATGTGGTGGGAAGGGAAACTGCGGGAAGTGCAAGACCCTTGTGACTGAAGGAAGCGAGGCCTTTCCGCTCACCCTTACCGAGACAAGACTTCTGACACGAGAAGAGATTGCGGCAGGATACAGGCTGAGCTGCCAGTTCAAAGTCATGGCCAATATCAGAGTCAAAACGGAGAACCTGGCAGTGAATTCTGCAGTTTCCAAACCGCCTCTTCCGAAGGTCTTGGTACGGGAGATATCTCCACAGGTTAGACTCGAAGAGTTTTCTCTTTCGAGGCCGGATATTTATGACCAGACTTCAGACTATTCAAGGCTGATGAGTGCTCTCGTTACCGAAAGACCACGAATTGACAGATTGAATCTTCTGAGAAGGCTTCCCCATATCATAAGAGAGATAGACTACAGAGGCCGGGCGGTCATGTACGGAAGCGAAGTAATCGACATACTACCTTTCTTGGATGAAAGTAGCATCTTCGGCGTAGCGATTGACGTAGGCACGACAACTCTCGCGGTTTACCTGGTAGATCTAAAGTCGGGAGAGATCGTTGCGGTTCGATCTGCTCCCAATCTCCAGTCTGCATATGGTCAAGACGTTATTTCCAGGATCGATTACACAATAAAGAGAGATAAGGGAATCGATGAACTAAGAACGACAGTTTTGACAACACTAAATAAGCTGATCGACGATCTTTGCAAAGAAAGCGCAGTATCTAGGGAAAGGATCTACGATACTTCGATAGTGGGAAACACGACGATGATCCATATCCTTCTCGGAATAAACCCCGAGAGAATCGCCTCCTCACCCTTCATACCGGCATTCACAGGAGGGAAGGTATTCGAGGCGCAGGAACTGGATCTAGAAGAGTCCATTCCAAATTCGAAAATCTACATAATGCCCGGAATCTCAGCCTATGTGGGCTCGGACATCACGGCCGGTATTCTCTCGTCGGGATTTGTCGAAGATTCCGGCAACGTTCTCCTTGTAGACATCGGAACCAACGGGGAGATGGCCCTCAAAAGGGGCGACAAAATCTTCGCCTGCTCTACTGCGGCAGGTCCGGCATTCGAAGGAGGCAATATAAGCCAAGGAACTATTGCCAGGCCTGGAGCGGTAGATCATGTGTGGTTCAGTGGAGAAGGTATCGGGTTCAGTACAGTGAATGGTTCGAATGCTTCTGGCATCTGTGGTTCGGGATTGATAGACGCGATTGCTGTAATGATAGATGCGGGTATTCTGGGCGAATCGGGACGAATCAAAAGAGAATACTTCGAGCTGGGCAGCCCAGAGGGTAGAGTGCGGATAAACAAGAGAGATATTCGTGAAGTGCAGCTTGCAAAGGCAGCTATTCGAGCGGGAATATCCGTCTTGATGGACCGGGCCGGCATCGAGACACGAGACATCGACAGGATTTTGCTTGCCGGAGCCTTCGGAAACTACATCGACCCCGAGAATGCTCTGCGAATAGGCATGCTTCCCAAAGTGCCAGTCGAAAGAGTTTCACCCGTCGGTAATGCGGCCGGTCTCGGGGCAGTTCTGGCACTTCTGGATAGCGGGATTCGAGAGAGAGCGGAAAATCTTAGTAACAAGATATATTATGTTGAACTATCTGGTAGAAAGGATTTCAACGAGATCTTCGTTGACAATCTTGCCTTGAGGGAGGGATAA